The DNA region CCGCCTCAAGCGCCTCATCAGGCAACGGCACCTCGTCCTGTGCGGCGAGTGGCGCGGCGGCGGGGAGAAGCAGAGCGGAGGCGAGCAGGCGGTGGCGGATCATCATGGCGCGTCGCCTATACGCTCGCGCTCACCACGTCACCCCTAAGTCCGTGATGGCCAAACTCAGTTGCAGATTGCCATTCAAGACTCGCTTTTGCAGGCACGCTGTGGTTACATCCGTGTCAACAAGGGAGAGAGAGGGCCCGTCATGCTTGCCACACCGCCAAAGTCAGACTTGGCAGATTTCGACGTGCTGATCGTCGGTGCCGGGATTTCCGGGATCGGGATGGCCGCGCATATGGGGATGAAGGCTCCGCACCATTCCTATTGCATCGTCGAACGCCGCGACAATCTCGGCGGCACGTGGGATCTGTTCCGCTACCCCGGCATCCGCTCGGACAGCGACATGCACACGCTCGGCTTCGATTTCGAACCGTGGCGCCATGAAAAGAGCATCGCCGATGCGCCCGCGATCCTCGATTATCTCGACCGGATCGTCGATGAACGCGGCATTCGCCAGCACATCCGCTTCGGCCACAAGGTGATCAGCGCCGATTTCCGCCATGATGACGCGCGCTGGCATATCGAGCTGGAAAAGGCCGATGGCTCGCGCACGCATATGACGGCGAACTTCGTCTACCTTGGCGCAGGCTATTACGATTACGACGAGCCCTATGACCCCGGCTTCGACTTCGGCGAGTTCGAAGGGCAGGTGCTCCACCCGCAGTTCTGGCCCGAAAACCTCGATTACAAAGGCAAGAATGTCGTTGTGATCGGATCGGGCGCGACTGCGGTGACAATCGTCCCGTCGATGGCGCGCGAGGCGGCGCATGTGACCATGCTCCAGCGCACGCCCACATGGATGTTCTCGCGCCCGGCCAAGGATGCGATCGCCAATTTCCTGCGCAAGATCCTGCCGGAAAAGCTCGCTTATCGGCTGACCCGATTCAAGAACATCAAGATGCAGGACTTCAGCTTCAAGCTGGCGCGCGACAATCCGCAGAAGGTGAAAGACGCGCTCTACAAGAAGATCGAGGAAGCGCTCGGCCCGGATTACGACAAGGCGAGCTTCACCCCGCCTTACAACCCGTGGGAACAGCGGCTGTGCCTGGTGCCGGATCAGGACCTCTTCACGGCGATGAAGGCGGGCAAGGCCGACGTCATCACCGGCCATATCGCCAAGTTCGAAAAGGGCGGCGTGCTGCTGACCGATGGCCAGTTCATCCCGGCCGATGTCGTCGTCACCGCGACGGGTCTGAAGCTGGCGGTCGCGGGCAAGATCGCGATTTCGGTTGATGGCGAGCCGGTCGAATTCAGCCAGCGGTTCTATTACAAGGGCTGCATGTTCTCGAACCTGCCCAACCTTGCGGTGGTGTTCGGCTATTTGAACGCGAGCTGGACTCTGCGGGCGGACATCAACTCGGATTACGTCTGCCGGGTGCTCGAACATATGCGCAAGACCGGCACGACCATCGCCACCCCGGTGTTGACGCCTGCGGGTGAAGCGGCAATCACCGAGGATGACGTGTTCGATTTCTCGTCCGGCTACATCCAGCGCGGTAAGCACATCATGCCGCGCAATTCGGTCAGCTACCCCTGGCGGCTCAATCAGGAATATGTCGTCGACCGCAAGCGGATGAAGGATGATCCGCTGACTGACGGCATCCTGACCTTCACCAAGCCGGGCGCGAATGCGCAGCGCGGCGAGGAACAGCTGGAAGCGGCGGAATAACGCCACCCTCGTCACCCCTGCGCAGGCAGGGGCCCATCCACCCTCTCGCGAGATCGCAAGGGCAGATGGATCCCCGCCTGCGCGGGGATGACGAAAGGGGCTTGGGATCGGCCCCAATCTCTTTTACTCCACACCCCATGACCTCTCCCGAAAAGATCTGGACCGCCGGACTCATCGTCATCGGTGACGAAATCCTCTCCGGCCGCACGCAGGACAAGAATATCGCGCAGGTCGCGACCTGGTTGCAAGTGCAGGGCATCCGCCTTGCCGAGGTGCGGGTGGTGCCGGATGTCGAGGCGCGGATTGTCGAAGCGGTCAATGCGCTCACCCTCGCCTATGATTACCTCTTCACCACCGGCGGGATCGGGCCGACGCATGACGACATCACCGTCGATGCGGTCGCCGCCGCGCTGGGCGTGCCGGTGGTCATACACCCCGAGGCGCGCGCGCTGCTGGAGCGCTATTACGAAACCCGCGGGGGCCTCAACGAGGGCCGCTTGCGCATGGCGCGGGTGCCGGAAGGGTCGGAACTGATCCCCAACCGCATGTCGGGCGCGCCCGGTATCCGGCGCGGCAACCTGTTCCTGATGGCGGGCGTGCCGCACATCACTGCCGGGATGCTTGACGCGCTCACCGGCCAGCTCGAAGGCGGCGCGCCGCTCTTGTCCGAAACGCTCGGCTGCTGGGTCGCCGAAAGCGAGGTCGCCGAGCTGCTGCGCCAGACCGAAGCCGCGCACGCCACTTGCCAGATCGGTTCCTATCCCTTCTTCCGCGAAGGCCGGGTCGGGGCCAATTTCGTAATCCGCTCGGTCAGCGCCGAAGACCTCAAAGCCTGCTCCGACAGCCTGACGGACGGCCTTACCGGCAACGGCCACGCGGTGACGCCCGGCGGGATCTAGCGCGCCAAGGGACACCATCACCTGCTCTTAACCCTCTTGCGCTACACAGCCCGGGTCATGACGCGGGTCTTCATCACGATTGATACCGAGTATTCCTCGGGGCTTTACACCGGGCCGGGCGCGGCGGACCGGGCGGATAACTTCGCCCGCTCGATCGCCTGCAACACCCCGCAAGGCCCGGCGGGCGTCGCGCACAAGCTCGATCTGCTCGCCCGCCACGGCCAGAAAGCGGTGTTCTTCGTCGATCCCATGCCCGCGCTGGTGTGGGGCGTGGCCGCGATTGAAGACATTATCGCACCCATCATCGCCGCCGGGCAGGACGTGCAGTTGCATTGCCACACGGAATGGCTCCGCCTCGCCGGAGACGCCAACCCGCTCGCGTCAAAGCACAGCGGGCAGAACCTCGCCGACTTCCCGTTCGAGGAGCAATGCCAGATCCTCGACTATGCCCGCACCACGTTGAAGGCCGCAGGCGCCCCCGCACCGGTCGCGTTCCGGGCGGGCAATTACGGCGCCAATGATGATACCCTGCGCGCGCTCGCCAGCCTCGGCATCACCTATGATACGAGCCATTGCCCGGCGATGGTCGGCCAGAGCGCGTGCCGGATCAGTCTTGGCCCTGACGTGCACGACCCGCTGCAGCATATGGGCGTGATCGAAGTCCCCATCGGCAGTATCGGGGCGATGGGCGGGGGGCAGCGTCATGCCCAGATCACCGCGCTCTCCTTGGCCGAGATGCTCGCCGCCATCCGCCATGCGGCGGCGAGTGGGCAGGAGACCTTCACGCTCGTCAGCCACTCCTTCGAACTGATCAACCGCCGCAAGCTGGCCGCCAACCGCGTGGTGCGCCATCGCTTCACCGGGCTGGTCAAGGCGCTTGAGGCCATGCCAGGGGTGACGACCGGCACCTATGCGGACACCCCGCCCAGCGTGCGCTCGCCGATCCGGGCCAGCCAGCCGCTCCCCCCTAGCGCGATACGAACCGGACGGCGGATGGCCGAACAATTCGTGTCCAACGCGCTCTACGGCGCGCTCTAGGGACGCGCCGTGGGCACCGCCGCCATCGACTTTACCGTGGGATCGCGCCGCCTGCTGAGCGTGCCGCGCCAGCTTGCCACTTGGGCCTTCAGCCTTGAAGACGTGCTCGCCGGTGCCCTGCCAACCGTGCCGCCGAGCGGGCGAGACGGAGTGCGCGTGCTCTCCGCCCCGACCGCGCGCCTCACCGAGATCACCGCACGCTACCCCGGTCTCATCGCTGGCGGGCGGCAGGATTACCGCCGTCACTACATCGACATGAGCCAGAGCTTCGATGACTACATGGCGCAGTTCTCAGGCAAGACCCGCTCAACTTTGCGGCGCAAGGCGCGCAAGCTGGCGGACGAAGCGGGTGGCTACACCGTCACCGAACACCGCACCCCGGCGGAGATCGAAGCCTTCCTCGCCGCCGCCCTGCCGCTGTCGGCGAGCACCTATCAGGCGCGGCTGCTCGATGCCGGATTGCCCGAAAGCCCTGAGGCGCGCCGCGCGATGCTGGAGGCGGCCGAGGCTGACCGGATGCGCGCCTTCCTGCTCCACACGGGCGGTCAGCCGGTCGCCTACCTGTCGCTGCCGCTTGCCGGGCAGACACTGGTCTATGCGTTTCTGGGCTATGATCCCGATTGGGCGCGGCTATCGGTCGGCACGGTGCTCCAGATGGACGCGCTGGAGCGCCTGTTTGCCGAGGAGCGCTACCGCTGGTTCGATTTCACCGAGGGCGACGGCGCGCACAAGGAGATGTTCGGCACCGATGCGGCGGCGTGTTCAAGCCTCGTGCTGCTGGAGCCGACGCTGGCCAATCGCACGCTACTAGGCGCGCGGGCGGGGTTTGATGCGAGCGTGCTCGGCGCCAAGGCGCTGGCGGAACGCTCAGGGGCGCTGGGACGGATCCGCGCCCTGCTGCGGGCCTGATTTGCCGCGCATGGTCGCGGCCGCACGGCGGCGGTTGCTCTCCTGCACGCGCACCTGCGCCACCAGCGCAGAACGGCCCGACGGCGCACCGCTGAGCGATCCGTAACGCAACGCCAGATAGAGCCACATGGCCGCAATCACGCCGAGCAGCACGCTCGCCGCGATGCCGAGGCGCAGGTCGTAGCTCATCAGCAACCCATCGGCAGCCAGCGCAACGCCAGCCACCAGCCACTTGGGCGAG from uncultured Erythrobacter sp. includes:
- a CDS encoding NAD(P)/FAD-dependent oxidoreductase yields the protein MLATPPKSDLADFDVLIVGAGISGIGMAAHMGMKAPHHSYCIVERRDNLGGTWDLFRYPGIRSDSDMHTLGFDFEPWRHEKSIADAPAILDYLDRIVDERGIRQHIRFGHKVISADFRHDDARWHIELEKADGSRTHMTANFVYLGAGYYDYDEPYDPGFDFGEFEGQVLHPQFWPENLDYKGKNVVVIGSGATAVTIVPSMAREAAHVTMLQRTPTWMFSRPAKDAIANFLRKILPEKLAYRLTRFKNIKMQDFSFKLARDNPQKVKDALYKKIEEALGPDYDKASFTPPYNPWEQRLCLVPDQDLFTAMKAGKADVITGHIAKFEKGGVLLTDGQFIPADVVVTATGLKLAVAGKIAISVDGEPVEFSQRFYYKGCMFSNLPNLAVVFGYLNASWTLRADINSDYVCRVLEHMRKTGTTIATPVLTPAGEAAITEDDVFDFSSGYIQRGKHIMPRNSVSYPWRLNQEYVVDRKRMKDDPLTDGILTFTKPGANAQRGEEQLEAAE
- a CDS encoding molybdopterin-binding protein; translation: MTSPEKIWTAGLIVIGDEILSGRTQDKNIAQVATWLQVQGIRLAEVRVVPDVEARIVEAVNALTLAYDYLFTTGGIGPTHDDITVDAVAAALGVPVVIHPEARALLERYYETRGGLNEGRLRMARVPEGSELIPNRMSGAPGIRRGNLFLMAGVPHITAGMLDALTGQLEGGAPLLSETLGCWVAESEVAELLRQTEAAHATCQIGSYPFFREGRVGANFVIRSVSAEDLKACSDSLTDGLTGNGHAVTPGGI
- a CDS encoding polysaccharide deacetylase family protein, producing the protein MTRVFITIDTEYSSGLYTGPGAADRADNFARSIACNTPQGPAGVAHKLDLLARHGQKAVFFVDPMPALVWGVAAIEDIIAPIIAAGQDVQLHCHTEWLRLAGDANPLASKHSGQNLADFPFEEQCQILDYARTTLKAAGAPAPVAFRAGNYGANDDTLRALASLGITYDTSHCPAMVGQSACRISLGPDVHDPLQHMGVIEVPIGSIGAMGGGQRHAQITALSLAEMLAAIRHAAASGQETFTLVSHSFELINRRKLAANRVVRHRFTGLVKALEAMPGVTTGTYADTPPSVRSPIRASQPLPPSAIRTGRRMAEQFVSNALYGAL
- a CDS encoding GNAT family N-acetyltransferase; the encoded protein is MGTAAIDFTVGSRRLLSVPRQLATWAFSLEDVLAGALPTVPPSGRDGVRVLSAPTARLTEITARYPGLIAGGRQDYRRHYIDMSQSFDDYMAQFSGKTRSTLRRKARKLADEAGGYTVTEHRTPAEIEAFLAAALPLSASTYQARLLDAGLPESPEARRAMLEAAEADRMRAFLLHTGGQPVAYLSLPLAGQTLVYAFLGYDPDWARLSVGTVLQMDALERLFAEERYRWFDFTEGDGAHKEMFGTDAAACSSLVLLEPTLANRTLLGARAGFDASVLGAKALAERSGALGRIRALLRA